GGCTTCGTACGCCCGCGGGACCTCGCCGAAGCTCTTCGCGATCATCGAGGCCGTGCGGTTGACGAGGTTGCCCCAGCCGGCGACGAGCTCGGTGTTGTTGCGCTTGACGAACTCGGCCCACGAGAAGTCGGCGTCCTGGTTCTCGGGCCCGGCCGCGCAGATGAAGTAGCGGATCGGGTCCGGCCCGTAGCGGGCCACGACGTCCTGCACGTAGATGACGTGCTTGCGGCTCGTCGAGAACTGCTTGCCCTCGAGGGTCATGAACTCGCTCGCGACGACCTCCGTCGGCAGGTTGAGCTCGCCGTAGGGCCCGGGCTCCCCGCCCCGGTCACCGCGACCGGCGTACCCGAGCAGCTCGGCGGGCCAGATCTGGGCGTGGAAGGTGATGTTGTCCTTGCCCTGGAAGTAGTACGACACGGCATCCGGGTCGTTCCACCACTCGCGCCAGCGCTCGGCGTCCCCGGTGCGACGGGCCCACTCGACCGACGCCGAGAGGTAGCCGATGACGGCGTCGAACCACACGTAGAGGCGCTTCGACGGGTTGTCCTCCCACCCGGGCAGCGGCACCGGGATGCCCCAGTCGATGTCACGCGTCATCGCCCGGGGGCGGACGTCCTTGAGCAGGTTCTTGCTGAACTTGATGACGTTGGGGCGCCACGAGCCCGAGGCCTCGCGACCGTCGAGCCACTCCCCCAGCGCACCGGCCAGCGCGGGCAGGTCGAGGAAGAAGTGCTGGGTCTCGATGAACTCCGGCGTCTCGCCGTTGATCTTGCTGCGCGGGTCGATGAGCTCGTCGGCGTCGAGCTGGTTGCCGCAGTTGTCGCACTGGTCGCCGCGGGCCTCGGGGAAGCCGCAGATGGGACACGTGCCCTCGATGTAGCGGTCGGGCAGGGTGCGGCCGGTCGACGGGCTGATGGCGCCGCGCGTCGTCTGCTCGACCATGTAGCCGTTGGCGTGCACCTGCCGGAACATCTCCTGCACGACGGCGTAGTGGTTGCGCGTCGTCGTGCGGGTGAAGAGGTCGTACGACAGGCCGAGGTCGGTGAGGTCCTGCGCGATGACGGCGTTGTACTTGTCGACGAGCTGCTGCGGCGTGAGGCCCTCCTCCTCGGCGAGGACGAGGATCGGGGTGCCGTGCTCGTCGGTGCCCGAGACCATGAGGACGTCGTGACCCGCCATGCGCATGTACCGGCTGAAGACGTCGGAGGGCACACCGAAACCGGCCACGTGGCCGATGTGACGCGGGCCGTTGGTGTACGGCCAGGCGACGGCGGACAGGACATGGCTCATGGGGGTTGATCCTAGGTGGCGGGCCTGCGGCGCGCGGACGGCGCCGCAGGCACGCGGCCGATCTACTCGGTGAACGTCACCTCGAGGGTGATCGGCACCGACTTGAGGGCCTGGCTCACGGGGCAGTTCTCCTTGGCGCCCTGGGCAGCCTCCTCGAACGCGGCGGCGTCGAGGCCGGGCACCTTGCCGGTCACCGTGAGGGTGATGTCGGTGATGCCGGTGCCGGGCTTGAAGCCGACGGCGGCCGAGGTGTCGATGGTCTCGGCCGGCGTCCCCGCCTCCGCGAGCGCGTGCGAGAGGGCCATCGAGAAGCACGTGGAGTGGGCGGCGGCGATGAGCTCCTCGGGGCTGGTGAGGCCGTTCGACTCGGTCGCGCGCGAGGCCCAGGTGACGTCGTGGGTGCCGAGGTCGGACGACTCGAAGGTCACCTTCCCGGCGCCCTCCATGAGCGAGCCCTCCCAGTGGGCCGACGCGTTGCGAATGATTGCCATGGCTGCAGATTCCTCCGGTTGGACGTGTGGTCCCCTGCGCCGCCGGTCGGCGGCCGGACATAAGCCTCGCCCGCGGCGCACGGCTCCACAAGTGCTCAGGGCCGGGCGACGGCCGCGTCGTACAGCGCCTTCTTCGACAGCCCGGTCGTGGCGGCGACGTCGGCGCAGACGTCCTTGAGCCGTTCGCCCGACTGCACCCGCTGCCGGATGCCGGGCAGCGCGTCCTCGACGGACCCGACCTGCCGCTCGGCGCCCGCCACGACGACGGTGATCTCGCCCCTGACCCCGTCCTGCGCCCAGGCGACCAGCTCGTCGAGGGTGCCGCGTCGTACCTCCTCGTAGGTCTTCGTCAGCTCGCGGCACACGGCCGCCCGCCGGATGGGTCCGAAGGCGTCGCGCATCGCGGTGAGCGTCTCGGCGAGGCGGTGCGGGGCCTCGAAGTAGACGAGGGTGCGGCGCTCCGTCGCCGACTCGGCGAGGGCCCGGGCACGCTCGCCCGGCTTGCGCGGGAGGAAGCCGTCGAAGGCGAAGCGGTCGACGGGCAGGCCCGAGACGGCGAGGGCCATGAGCACCGCGCTGGGACCGGGGACGCAGGTGACGCGGACGCCCGCCTCGACCGCCGCCGCGACGAGCCGGTACCCGGGGTCGGACACCGAGGGCATCCCCGCGTCGGTGACGACGACGACCCGGTCACCCGCGACGAGCCGCTCGACGAGCTCGGGCGTGCGGCCGGCCTCGTTGTGCTCGTGGTAGCTGAGGACGCGGCCCCGTGGCGTCACCTCCAGGGCTGTGAGGAGTCGGCGCAGGCGCCGGGTGTCCTCTGCCGCAACGAGATCGGCCGTCGCGAGCTCCTCCCCCAGCCGCGGGGCGGCGTCGCGGGGGTCGCCGATGGGAGTGGCCGCGAGGACGAGGACGCCGAAGGTCATGGGCCCATCCTCCCGTGCGGTCGCACCGGCGGCCCGCCCGCCTCACGCACGGGCGGGCAGCCCGAACTCCGTGTGCACTCCCGGGCTGAAGGCCACGTGGTCGGGCGTGCGGTCGGCGAGGTTGCCGAGGCCGACGGACCGCACGAGATCGTCGTCGAGCTCGACGACCTCCGCGTCGCGAACGGGCCAGGCGCCGTGGACGTTCGGCACGTAGAGGGTGCGCCCGAGATGCCGGACGTAGAGGCCCCAGCGGTCGCCGAGGTAGTGGTCGAGCTCGGTCGCCTCACGGGGGTCGCCCACCCGGATGCCGATGCGGCTCGTCACCGGTGCACCGCGTCGCCGCAGCCTCGCTTCGTAGTGGTGGACGTCGCGACCGGTGAGGTCGGGCTCGACGGTGTGCCGCATGTGCGCCCAGCGGTACGGCAGGCCGAACGCGGCCCGGGCCCCGGCCACGATGACCGAGCGGTCGGTGTCGAGGCTGAGGAAGACGATGCCCCGACGGCCGTCGGCGTCGACGGCGTAGAGACGGACGTTCGTCTCGAGGAAGGTCCCCGCCCACGGAACCCCGGGGCCGCGCCCGACCCCGGCCCCGACCATGCGGAACGGGATGAGGCCCACGTAGGTGCGCCCGTCACGGACGTCGGGCCGGGCGCCGGGCGGCATGAACCGCTCGACCTCGCTCGGGTCGACCGCCCAGTGGATGAAGGTCAGGTCGAGCCAGTCCTGGTTCATCATGATCGGCCCGGTGAGCGGGGGTGCGCTGCTCGGAACGTGGTCCGGCGCCGGGCGGCGCAGCCACGACCTCCGGCGTGGGGTCGCAGGGGACATGGACCCCACTATGCCGTCACGCCGCGTGACCGATGACCGGGGCCAGCGCCAGCACCGCCTGCCAGAGCTCGGCGTTGTCGGGTGTGTCCTCGATGGTGATGCGGTTGACGCCCTGACGTGTCGCCTCGTCTCTGCCGACGCCGGCGGATGGTGCGCCGGGCAGCAGCGGTGGGGCCTCGGAGTCGTAGCTGTGCCCGGTGCCGGTCGTGACCCGGACGGTGTGACCGCGTACTCCACCGTCCCGCCGCCCTTCCTGCTCCCGAGGCATGACGGTGCTGCTGAGGTCGGGGTGTTCCTTGGTCAGGTTGCACGCCACGCACAGGCCCTGACCGTTACGTGCGGTGGTGGCTCCGCCGTCGGCGTGCGGGGTGACGTGGTCGACGTGTCGGGCTGGGGCGTCGCACCACGGCGTCCGGCAGGTGGCGGCGTCGCGGGTCAGGACGAAGCGGCGTAGGCCGTCGCTGAAGAGGCGTCGTCGGGAGTCCATGGCGACGAGCTCGCCGGTGTCGGGGCGGACGAACAGCCTGCGTAGCCAGACCCGCCCGGCGCGGGACAGACCACCCCCACCCTCCCGGGGCTCATCACCGCCTGAATCGTCGGCGTTCTCAGGCCTGAGGTACTCGCGGGCCCAGCCGGCGGGCACGGTGCCGTAGCCGAGCAGTTGCGCTGGAGTGTCGGCGCCGTCGCCGGTGTTGAAGAGGGCGTCGAGTCCGATGACGAGCTGCACCTCGACGTCAACCCCGGCCCTGCCGGCCGGGCCGTCTGACCTCTCAGCCGGCCGAGGCTGATCGGTGGCGGCGTCAGCGTTCGCTGGCTGCCTCGGCGTATCGAGCTCGTCCCCGTCCTCACCAGTCTCGGTGCCGGTGGCGCTCTTCGCCGCATCAGCCGAGTCGGCCGCGTCGCCAGTGTCGGTCGTGGTGCTCGCGCGGCCGGTGATGCGGTCGACGAGGGTGTCGGCCATGACCTGGCCCTTACCCCGCTCGTCCCCGTCGGCCTTCGCGGACGCGGCCGCCCCGGTCAACGCGGCGTACGCGGCGACGGCTTCGGCGGCGGGGAGCAGTGCGGACAAGTACGCCATCGTGTCCGGCGCCGGGCGCAACGTCACCCGCCGCTCGGACTCCGCCTTGCGCGCCCGGGCCAGCACGCTCTCCGGGTCGAGCCGGTACGCGACGGCCCGCACGAGGCGCTGCAGCTCCCGGTCGCCCAGCCCGCCCAAGCGCTCACCCATCGAGTCGTGCAGCTCTCGGTCCAGGCTGCGACGGTCCTCCGGAGACAGGACCGCGGCCTCCTGCGTGATGGACAGGGCCCGCCGCTCGCTCAAGACGCCCGCCTCGAGCAGGGCGAGGGTGTGCGGCATGTCCTGGGTCAGGGTGAGCGCGAACCGGACGCCCTCGGCGCCCTTGAACGGAGACAGGTGCCGCGCCAAACCCACCTGCGCCGCCACCCCGCCCCTCGCGATCGTGTTCCGCCGCGAGGACGACACCGGCCGCTCCGACTCCCCGCCGGCGTCCGTCCCCGTGCGGCCGCTGCCGGCACCGTCACCCGAGCCAGACGCCTCAGACGCGTCGGCACTGTCGGAGGTGGCGCCCACGCGCGGATCGGGATGCGCCCCGAACTCCAGCGCCGCCGCCCACGAGGCCAGGTCCGCCTTCTCCCGCGCCGCCCGCCACCCGTCGAAATCACCCGACGCAGAGGCCGCCTGCGCCTCCTCGCGCCAGGCCAGGGACTCGTGCTCCTGCGACGCGACGAACCCGGCCGTCACCCGCACCTGCGCCGCCCCCACCGCCGCCTTGACCCGCTCCAGGGCAGACAGCACGTCGATGCGCTCCGCGTCGGTCAGACACCACGACGGCGGCGCCGGGGCTCGCAACGAGGCCGGGATGCAACGCGCCGCTCCCTCATCGGCCGCCGCCTGACCCGCCTCGCCACCGGCCGTCGACTCGGCCGGTTCGACGCCCGCGAGCGCCACCAGCAGGGCGTCGAGCCCTGTCGGCGTCACCCACTCGTCACTCTCGAACATGTGTTCGATTCTAACAGGAACCCCCCGTCCGCGGAAGACTTGTCCATACTCGAATTCAACCGTCCGACAGCGACATCCGCCCCTCGACCGACAGGCGTGGACGAACCGTCGGCCCGTCACGACTCGGACGAACACCACCGAGCCGCGACCACGAAACGCCCGTGACCGGCATCCCCCCGGCTCCCGGTCGCTGGTCACGCGCTGTTCACCACACGGCCACCGCGCGCCCACCCGACGCGGCACGGACGCTCCTAGCGTCGGTGACGTGCCCACGCCCCACGGCGCAGCCGCACCTCACACCCCGCCCTAGGAGCCACCCCGTGACCCCCAAGCTTCTCCCCCTGGCGTCGGTCCCGCGCCACGGTTCGCGCAGCCGGATGACCTGCCTCTACCGCTGTGGCAACGCCTGCGACGCCCCCGTGCCCAACGACACCGACAACCCGCACATCCACGACCTCGTCGAGGGCGCCATCGCGCGCCGCTCGGTGCTGCGCGGCAGCGCGCTCGGCGCCGGCGCCCTCGTCGTCGCCGGCCTCGCCGCCGCGAGCCCCGCCGCCGCGGCCACCACCACAGCAGGCAAGGTCGCCGCCAAGCCCGCCCGCCCCGTCGCGAACGTCGGTCGCACGAGCTTCACCCCCGTGGCCCCCAACAAGGTCGACGCCGTCACCAACGCCCAGGGGTTCACCCACAACGTCGTCATCCGCTGGGGCGACCCGGTCACCGCCGACGCCCCCCGCTTCGACGTCATGAAGCAGACGCCCGAGGCGCAGGCGAAGCAGTTCGGCTACAACAACGACTACGTCGGCGTCCTGCCGCTCACCGGCCGCACCGCGCTGCTCGTGACCAACCACGAGTACACGGACGAAAACCTCATGTTCCCGACCGGCGCCTACGACGACGACACGGTCAAGAAGATCGCGATGGCCGCTCACGGCATGGCCGTCGTGACGATCGAGAAGGGCCGCAAGCAGGGTCAGTGGATCCGCAGCGACCACCGCCGCGCGAAGCACAACCGCCGCATCACCGCGACCTCGACCTTCGAGCTCGTCGGCCCCGCCGCCGGCCACGAGCTGCTCCGCACGGCCGCCGACCCCACGGGCACCCGCGTCTACGGCACGTTCGGCAACTGCGCCGGCGGCACGACGCCCTGGGGCACCGTGCTGTCGGGCGAGGAGAACTTCAACGGCTACTTCGACGCCTCGGGCGACGTCGACGCCTCGCACGCCACCGCCTTCAAGCGCTACGGCCTCGCCACGACGACGGCCACCAACCGTGGGTGGTCCAGCGTCGACGAGCGCTTCGACCTCGCCAAGAACCCCAACGAGGCCAACCGTTTCGGCTGGATCGTCGAGCTCGACCCGACCGACCCGACCTCGACGCCGGTCAAGCACACCATGCTCGGCCGCTTCAAGCACGAGGGCGCCAACGTCATCGTCAGCCCCAGCGGTCACGCCGTCGCCTACATGGGCGACGACGAGCGCGGCGACTACCTCTACAAGTTCGTCTCCGCCGACACCGTCCGCAAGGGCAACGGCAAAGCGGCCCGCGAGCACAACAAGCAGCTGCTCAACCGCGGCACGCTCTACGTCGCGAAGTTCGTGGGCGACGGCACCTCGGACGACGAGTTCGACGGTGCCGGAGTGTGGCTCGCCCTCACGAGCGACACCCGCTCGTACGTGCCCGGCATGAGCGTCGCCGAGGTGCTCATCCACACGCGCCTCGCCGCCGACACCCTGGCGCCGACGAAGATGGACCGCCCCGAGGACGTCGAGCCCAACCCCGTCAACGGCAAGGTCTACGCCGCACTGACCAACAACTCGGACCGTGGCGTCAAGTACCCCACCGACGAGACGAACCCGCTCGCCTCGAGCCTCGTCCGCGAGACCCCCGGTGGCCCGCTCGTGAGCAAGAGCGGCAACCGCAACGGGTACGTGCTCGAGCTCAGCGAGTTCGGGAACGACCACACCGCAACGAAGTTCGCGTGGGACCTCTTCCTCGTCTGCGGTGACCCCACCGCCCCCGAGACGTACTTCGCCGGCTTCGACAAGCGACTCGTCAGCCCGATCAGCTGCCCCGACAACGTCGCCTTCGACGCCGTCGGCAACCTGTGGATCTCGACCGACGGCAACCAGCTCGGCAGCAACGACGGGCTCTTCCGCGTCCCCGTCGCCGGCGCGGACCGCGGCAAGGTCGAGCAGTTCCTCACCGTGCCGCTCGGCGCCGAGACGTGCGGCCCGCTCGTCAGCGAGGACCAGCGCTCGGTCTTCGTCGCGGTGCAGCACCCCGGCGAGGTCGACGGGGCGACGTTCGAGTCGCCCGCCAGCACGTGGCCGCACACCGACGGCTTCCCCCGCCCCGCGGTGGTCGTCTCGTACCTGCGCTGACGACGCCTCCCACAGCCACGGCGGCCCGGTCCCTCTCGGGGAGACCGGGCCGTCGTGCGTCCCGACAGCGGGCCCGCCGAGAGCGACGACGACGCCCGGATGCCGGTCAGCGGGCTCGCGTGGGCAGGTGCCGTCGCGGGGGCATCCGGGCCCCGTGGCGCGGGCGGTGCAGGCCGGCGAGACCGAGCAGGTGTTGCACGCGGTAGCGGTGCCCGGCGAACGGCTCGAGCAGCTCGGCCATCCCGGCGTCGTCGACGGGGGTGCCGGTCAGGGCCCAGCCGACGTCCTTGGCGACGTGGTAGTCGCCGAAGCTCGGGGAGTCGGGGTCGCCGAGCGCCCGCTGGGCCACCTCGGCGCAGGTCCAGACCCCCACCCCCGGCAGGGCCCGCATGCGCCGGTGGGCCTCTGCGACGGAGAGCGACAGGCCCTCCTCGAGCCGGCCCGCGTGACCCGCGGCGCGCACGATCGTGCGCGAGCGCGCACCGTCGACCGACGCCTGCAGCCACGCCCACGACGGGATCGCGGCCCAGCCCCGCGCGGGGGGCGGTGCGTACAGGCCGAGCCCCTCGGCATCCGCCCCGAAGGGCCCGGGGGCCGGCGCGCCGAAGCGACGGACGAGGGCGCGGTAGCCCGCGAACGCCTCCTGGCCCGTGACCTTCTGCTCGATGACGGCCGGTGCGAACGCGTCGAAGAGCAGGCCCGACCGTGGCACCCGCCAGAACGAGAAGCGGCGCCACGCCTCGGCCACGACCGGGTGGTGCGCCGCGAGCGCCGTGAAGCCGGAGGCGTCGTCGCCGTCGCCGAGCAGCGACGGCACGGAGTCGAGCAGCCACTCGGCACCCGGCCCCCAGCCGCGGGCCTCGACGACCCCGTCGGACGGGTCGACCCACAGGTGCAGCGTGCCGGCGCCCTCGGGGGTCTGGGAGGCGCGGGTGAACGACCCGTCGGCGCCCCAGCGCGAGGTGGGGTCACCGGCCCCGCGGCGGAAGACGTGCAGCTGGGCCCGGAGCCGGATCTCCCGCCGCGGGCGCCACCGGCGCAGCAGGGGTTCGTCCGTTTCGGTCACCTCGACAGTCTCGCTTACACTCGGGGCGTCGTTGGCACGCGCACGACCGACGTGCACCGCCGCTCTTCGACGCCCCCGACCCGACGGAAGAGGAACGATGGCCCGCGAGACGAGCCGAGACCGCCGAGCCAAGGTCGCCGAGATGCAGGCGCAGCAGAAGAAAGCCGAGCGACGCCGCCTCATGACCGTCGTCGGGGCCTGCCTCGCCGTCGTCGTCATCATCGCCGGCGCCGTCGGCTTCGCAGTGGTCAGCGAGCGCAACAAGGACTCCGAGGCGCTGCAGGCGCTCTCCGGTGACGCGAGCGCGGCGTCGTGCGACCCGGTGACGACCGACCCGGCATCCGGCAGCAGCGACCACGTCGGCCCCGGCACGAACCAGGCCGACGTCACCCGGGTCGACTACACGACGGTGCCGCCCTCCAGCGGCAAGCACTTCGCGAGCCCGGCACTCGACGGCCGCCGTGTCTACACCTCGAGCGACGCCCCGGCCATGGAGAACCTCGTGCACAACCTCGAGCACGGCTACACGATCCTCTGGTACGACAAGAGCGTCGAGAGCGCCGACGCCGCGAAGTTCGACGCGCTGCAGAAGCAGATCAACGCCCTGCCCGAGGCGGGCAACAAGTTCATCATCTCGCCCTGGGACACCTCCTACGGTGCCCTCCCCGAGGGCAAGAAGTACGCCCTGTCGCACTGGTCGGCCAAGTACGACACGAGCACCGGCGCCGTGAGCGACCAGGCGGGCCACCGCCAGCTCTGCGGGGGCCTGAGCGCCACCGTCGTCGAGCAGTTCGTCAAGGCCCACCCGTGGAGCGCGTCACCCGAGCCGAACGCGGCCTGACCGGCGGTCCCGCCACCCCGTAACAGCGACAAACCCGAGACACCAGACACACCCGACGACGAGTGAGGATGCCGTGAGCGACCAGCAGCGCGAGAGCGAGTACGTGCCCAGCACGAGCCAGTGGGTGCGGGAGCAGGTCGAGGAGATCGAGCGCACCGGCACGACCGCCTCGGTGCACATCCAGGACCGGCCCGTCGTCATGCTGACGATGCGCGGGGCGAAGTCGGGGGCCACCCGCAAGGTCCCGCTCATGCGCGTCGAGCGCGACGGGAGCTACGCGGCGGTCGCCAGCCAGGGCGGGGCGCCCACGCACCCGCAGTGGTACCACAACCTCAAGGCCCACCCGGACATCGAGCTCATGGACGGCGAGCGCAGCTTCCCGGTCCGCGCGCGCGAGCTCGACGGCGAGGAGCGCGAGCAGTGGTGGCAGCC
This is a stretch of genomic DNA from Terracoccus luteus. It encodes these proteins:
- the metG gene encoding methionine--tRNA ligase — translated: MSHVLSAVAWPYTNGPRHIGHVAGFGVPSDVFSRYMRMAGHDVLMVSGTDEHGTPILVLAEEEGLTPQQLVDKYNAVIAQDLTDLGLSYDLFTRTTTRNHYAVVQEMFRQVHANGYMVEQTTRGAISPSTGRTLPDRYIEGTCPICGFPEARGDQCDNCGNQLDADELIDPRSKINGETPEFIETQHFFLDLPALAGALGEWLDGREASGSWRPNVIKFSKNLLKDVRPRAMTRDIDWGIPVPLPGWEDNPSKRLYVWFDAVIGYLSASVEWARRTGDAERWREWWNDPDAVSYYFQGKDNITFHAQIWPAELLGYAGRGDRGGEPGPYGELNLPTEVVASEFMTLEGKQFSTSRKHVIYVQDVVARYGPDPIRYFICAAGPENQDADFSWAEFVKRNNTELVAGWGNLVNRTASMIAKSFGEVPRAYEAHDVDDELLIAVADGFTTVGSLLERHSQKAALGEVMRLVGEANAYVSRTEPFKLKGDGQRERLSTVLHTLAQAVSDLNRMMAPFLPHASNRVHHVLGGEGELMPMPRLEVVRDLDDDTRTYPVITGEYSDTPRWQRVPVTVGATVGKPTPVFVKLDPEQVLADEHARLQPQTDEPATPTA
- a CDS encoding OsmC family peroxiredoxin — translated: MAIIRNASAHWEGSLMEGAGKVTFESSDLGTHDVTWASRATESNGLTSPEELIAAAHSTCFSMALSHALAEAGTPAETIDTSAAVGFKPGTGITDITLTVTGKVPGLDAAAFEEAAQGAKENCPVSQALKSVPITLEVTFTE
- the rsmI gene encoding 16S rRNA (cytidine(1402)-2'-O)-methyltransferase, whose product is MTFGVLVLAATPIGDPRDAAPRLGEELATADLVAAEDTRRLRRLLTALEVTPRGRVLSYHEHNEAGRTPELVERLVAGDRVVVVTDAGMPSVSDPGYRLVAAAVEAGVRVTCVPGPSAVLMALAVSGLPVDRFAFDGFLPRKPGERARALAESATERRTLVYFEAPHRLAETLTAMRDAFGPIRRAAVCRELTKTYEEVRRGTLDELVAWAQDGVRGEITVVVAGAERQVGSVEDALPGIRQRVQSGERLKDVCADVAATTGLSKKALYDAAVARP
- a CDS encoding YqjF family protein; protein product: MMNQDWLDLTFIHWAVDPSEVERFMPPGARPDVRDGRTYVGLIPFRMVGAGVGRGPGVPWAGTFLETNVRLYAVDADGRRGIVFLSLDTDRSVIVAGARAAFGLPYRWAHMRHTVEPDLTGRDVHHYEARLRRRGAPVTSRIGIRVGDPREATELDHYLGDRWGLYVRHLGRTLYVPNVHGAWPVRDAEVVELDDDLVRSVGLGNLADRTPDHVAFSPGVHTEFGLPARA
- a CDS encoding HNH endonuclease, yielding MGARWPCGEQRVTSDREPGGCRSRAFRGRGSVVFVRVVTGRRFVHACRSRGGCRCRTVEFEYGQVFRGRGVPVRIEHMFESDEWVTPTGLDALLVALAGVEPAESTAGGEAGQAAADEGAARCIPASLRAPAPPSWCLTDAERIDVLSALERVKAAVGAAQVRVTAGFVASQEHESLAWREEAQAASASGDFDGWRAAREKADLASWAAALEFGAHPDPRVGATSDSADASEASGSGDGAGSGRTGTDAGGESERPVSSSRRNTIARGGVAAQVGLARHLSPFKGAEGVRFALTLTQDMPHTLALLEAGVLSERRALSITQEAAVLSPEDRRSLDRELHDSMGERLGGLGDRELQRLVRAVAYRLDPESVLARARKAESERRVTLRPAPDTMAYLSALLPAAEAVAAYAALTGAAASAKADGDERGKGQVMADTLVDRITGRASTTTDTGDAADSADAAKSATGTETGEDGDELDTPRQPANADAATDQPRPAERSDGPAGRAGVDVEVQLVIGLDALFNTGDGADTPAQLLGYGTVPAGWAREYLRPENADDSGGDEPREGGGGLSRAGRVWLRRLFVRPDTGELVAMDSRRRLFSDGLRRFVLTRDAATCRTPWCDAPARHVDHVTPHADGGATTARNGQGLCVACNLTKEHPDLSSTVMPREQEGRRDGGVRGHTVRVTTGTGHSYDSEAPPLLPGAPSAGVGRDEATRQGVNRITIEDTPDNAELWQAVLALAPVIGHAA
- a CDS encoding PhoX family protein → MTPKLLPLASVPRHGSRSRMTCLYRCGNACDAPVPNDTDNPHIHDLVEGAIARRSVLRGSALGAGALVVAGLAAASPAAAATTTAGKVAAKPARPVANVGRTSFTPVAPNKVDAVTNAQGFTHNVVIRWGDPVTADAPRFDVMKQTPEAQAKQFGYNNDYVGVLPLTGRTALLVTNHEYTDENLMFPTGAYDDDTVKKIAMAAHGMAVVTIEKGRKQGQWIRSDHRRAKHNRRITATSTFELVGPAAGHELLRTAADPTGTRVYGTFGNCAGGTTPWGTVLSGEENFNGYFDASGDVDASHATAFKRYGLATTTATNRGWSSVDERFDLAKNPNEANRFGWIVELDPTDPTSTPVKHTMLGRFKHEGANVIVSPSGHAVAYMGDDERGDYLYKFVSADTVRKGNGKAAREHNKQLLNRGTLYVAKFVGDGTSDDEFDGAGVWLALTSDTRSYVPGMSVAEVLIHTRLAADTLAPTKMDRPEDVEPNPVNGKVYAALTNNSDRGVKYPTDETNPLASSLVRETPGGPLVSKSGNRNGYVLELSEFGNDHTATKFAWDLFLVCGDPTAPETYFAGFDKRLVSPISCPDNVAFDAVGNLWISTDGNQLGSNDGLFRVPVAGADRGKVEQFLTVPLGAETCGPLVSEDQRSVFVAVQHPGEVDGATFESPASTWPHTDGFPRPAVVVSYLR
- a CDS encoding DNA-3-methyladenine glycosylase family protein — encoded protein: MTETDEPLLRRWRPRREIRLRAQLHVFRRGAGDPTSRWGADGSFTRASQTPEGAGTLHLWVDPSDGVVEARGWGPGAEWLLDSVPSLLGDGDDASGFTALAAHHPVVAEAWRRFSFWRVPRSGLLFDAFAPAVIEQKVTGQEAFAGYRALVRRFGAPAPGPFGADAEGLGLYAPPPARGWAAIPSWAWLQASVDGARSRTIVRAAGHAGRLEEGLSLSVAEAHRRMRALPGVGVWTCAEVAQRALGDPDSPSFGDYHVAKDVGWALTGTPVDDAGMAELLEPFAGHRYRVQHLLGLAGLHRPRHGARMPPRRHLPTRAR
- a CDS encoding DUF3105 domain-containing protein; translated protein: MARETSRDRRAKVAEMQAQQKKAERRRLMTVVGACLAVVVIIAGAVGFAVVSERNKDSEALQALSGDASAASCDPVTTDPASGSSDHVGPGTNQADVTRVDYTTVPPSSGKHFASPALDGRRVYTSSDAPAMENLVHNLEHGYTILWYDKSVESADAAKFDALQKQINALPEAGNKFIISPWDTSYGALPEGKKYALSHWSAKYDTSTGAVSDQAGHRQLCGGLSATVVEQFVKAHPWSASPEPNAA
- a CDS encoding nitroreductase family deazaflavin-dependent oxidoreductase — protein: MSDQQRESEYVPSTSQWVREQVEEIERTGTTASVHIQDRPVVMLTMRGAKSGATRKVPLMRVERDGSYAAVASQGGAPTHPQWYHNLKAHPDIELMDGERSFPVRARELDGEEREQWWQPCVDAFPPYAEYQTKTDRLIPVFVLERR